In one Choloepus didactylus isolate mChoDid1 chromosome 1, mChoDid1.pri, whole genome shotgun sequence genomic region, the following are encoded:
- the LOC119513915 gene encoding heterogeneous nuclear ribonucleoprotein A1-like, whose protein sequence is MRDPNTKRSRGFGFVTYSTVEEVDAAMNARPHKVDGRVVEPKRAVSREDSQRPGAHLTVKKIFVGGIKEDTEEHHLRDYFEQYGKIEVIEIMTDRGSGKKRGFAFVTFDDHDSVDKIVIQKYHTVNGHNCDVRKALSKQEMASASSSQRGRSGSGNFGGGRGGGFGGNDNFGRGGNFSGRGGFGGSRGGGGYGGSGDGYNGFGNDGSNFGGGGSYNDFGSYNNQSSNFGPMKGGNFGGRSSGPYGGGGQYFAKPRNQGGYGGSSSSSSYGSGRRF, encoded by the coding sequence ATGAGAGATCCAAACACCAAACGCTCCAGAGGCTTTGGGTTTGTCACGTACTCTACGGTGGAGGAAGTGGATGCAGCCATGAATGCAAGGCCACATAAGGTGGATGGAAGAGTTGTGGAACCAAAGAGGGCTGTCTCAAGAGAAGACTCTCAAAGACCAGGTGCCCACTTAACTGTGAAAAAGATCTTTGTTGGTGGcattaaagaagacactgaagaaCATCACCTAAGAGATTATTTTGAGCAGTATGGGAAGATTGAAGTAATTGAAATCATGACTGACCGAGGCAGTGGCAAGAAGAGAGGCTTTGCTTTTGTAACCTTTGACGACCATGACTCTGTGGATAAGATTGTCATTCAGAAGTACCATACTGTGAATGGCCACAACTGTGACGTAAGAAAAGCCCTGTCTAAACAGGAGATGGCCAGTGCTTCATCCAGCCAAAGAGGTCGAAGTGGTTCTGGAAACTTTGGTGGTGGTCGCGGAGGTGGTTTTGGTGGGAATGACAACTTTGGTCGAGGAGGAAACTTCAGTGGTCGCGGTGGCTTTGGTGGCAGCCGAGGTGGTGGTGGATATGGTGGCAGTGGGGATGGCTATAATGGATTTGGTAATGATGGAAGCAATTTTGGAGGTGGCGGAAGCTACAATGATTTTGGCAGTTACAACAATCAGTCTTCAAATTTTGGACCCATGAAGGGAGGAAACTTTGGAGGCAGAAGCTCTGGCCCTTATGGTGGTGGAGGCCAATACTTTGCCAAACCACGAAACCAAGGTGGCTATGGCGGTTCCAGCAGCAGCAGTAGTTATGGCAGTGGCAGAAGGTTTTAA